From Dromaius novaehollandiae isolate bDroNov1 chromosome 22, bDroNov1.hap1, whole genome shotgun sequence:
CGCTTGCTCACCTGCTGCCTTGCTCTCGCCTCCTTCGCTCTCCTtctcccccagccctcccagccctCCGTGCCGCACTGCCGGCCCCCTCCGTGTCCTCGTGTCTGTCCCCGTTactccctgtccccatgtccctgtgcctgCACGGCTCCACCTTCCCAGGTCCCCAGGTCCCCGTGTCCCTTCGTCCTTGTGGCCCCGTCCTCCTGTCTGCTCCCCGTTTCCCCATGCCCCCAAGTCCCTGCATCCCGGTGCCTTATGCCCCTGTGCtactgtgtccccatgtccccatgcccacgtCTCCATGTCCCTCTGGCCCCATGCCCCAATGTCCTCCTATCCTTGTGTCtctgtccccctgtgtccccatcccctgtgtccccatgtccctctggCCCCATGCCCCGATGTCCCCGTGTCCTTGTGTCTCTGTCCCCCCACGCCCTGTGTCCCGTCCCCGGTCCCCTCGTgaccccgtcccgtcccgtcccgtcctcCTGCCAGGCTGCGCGGCCTTCCTGCAGCAGCCGACGCTGGCCTTCGTGCGCCTGAAGGACGCCGCGATGCTGGACGACGTCCTGGAGGTGCGGCTGCCCGTGCGCTTCCTCTTCGTGGTGCTGGGCCCCGACTGCCCCCACGTCAGCTACCACGAGATCGGCCGCGCCGTGGCCACCATGATGTCCGACCAGGTAGggctccgccggccccgcgcacccCCCGGGCCTCTGCCAGAGCCCGTCCCTCTGGACCGCGTGGCCGTGGCCCCGTGGCCCCAGGCCCCCACGTCCCCATGCAGCCGTGGCTCTGTGGCCCCAGGccaccatgtccccatgcccatgtGGTCCCACATCCCTGTGCTCCAGtagccccatgtccccatgcccctgACTCCAtgcagccctgtccccatgtcctcaTGGCCCTGTGTCCTCATGGCCCTGTAGCTCCGTGCCCCCATGGCCCCATGTCTCCGTGACCCCATGCAGCCCTGTCCCTACGTCCCTGTGTCACTGCACCCCTGTGGCCCATGCCCTCAtggccctgtgtccccatgtcctatGCACTCCTGTCCCCATGTTCCCATGCTCCTGTGGCCCCATCCCTCCACGGCCCTGTGTCCTCCTGCCCCCATAGCTCCATGCATCCATGTCCTCATGTCCCTATGGCCCTGTGGCCCtgggtccccatgtccctgtgcccatgTCACCATGTCCTCATGCTCCTGTggccccatgtccctgtgccccttCGTCCTTGTGGCTCCGTGCCTCCACGTCCCCGTGGCCCCGTGACTGTGTGTCCCCAcctccccatgtccccgtgccccTGCGTCCCCGTGCCCCACGtccccggcgggcggcggaggcggctgAGCCCGTCTCGCCGCGCGGCACCATAGCTGTTTCGCCGGGACGCCTACCTGGCCGAGGACCGCCACGACCTGGCCCGCGGCATGGAGGCCTTCCTGGAGGCCAGCATCGTCGTGCCGCCCGTCGAAATCCAGagcgaggagctgctgcaggggctggtgccgctgcagcgggagctgctccgcCGCCGCTACCAGCCCCGCAAGCAGCCGCCCTACAAGGAGTCCCCAAAGGACCCGGGTACGGCGGGGgacgccccggccccgcgcggccccccgctgccggccccgctccgcggcgggctgggggcaccggcgGTGCCCCACGTGCGTGTCCCCATCGCCGCCTGCTCGTCCCCGCAGGGCaccggccccccgcggcggaggacGACGACCCCCTGCGCCGGACGGGGCGGCCCTTCGGGGGGCTGGTGCGGGACATCGCCCGCCGCTACCCCAAATATCTCAGCGACATCAAGGACGCCCTGAACCCGCAGTGCCTGGCCGCCGTCATCTTCATCTACTTTGCCGCGCTGTCACCCGCCATCACCTTCGGAGGCCTGCTGAGTAATGGGGGGGACAGGCTGGGGACACTCCGGGGGACGGGGACGTCCCCGGGCAGGGCGTGGGGACGGGGCATGGAGGGAGGGTACCACCACCTGGGGCATCATCCCGCTCCCGACATCCCAGGGATGCTCCCGGGGGATTATTGCCCCTCCCGCGGGATCCGGCATCCACGGGTGCCGAGGAGCGTGGGGAAGGGGGGGCCCGCGCTGGGCGCCCGCCGACCCGCTCCGCTGCTTCGCAGGTGACAAGACCAAGGGCATGATGGGGGTGTCGGAGCTGCTCATCTCCACGTGCGTGCAGTGCGTCCTCTTCAGCCTGCTCAGCGCCCAGCCCCTGCTCGTCGTCGGCTTCTCGGGGCCCCTGCTCGTCTTCGAGGAGTCCTACTACAACGTGGGTGCTGGCctgcacccacgggtgcccctgGGCCCCCCCGAGGGGCTGGCGGGCCCTGTGGTGGGCTGCCTGAGGCCCCCCCCGGCAGAGGCACATGGGTGCTGCCGCGTGGGTGATGCCGCCTGGATGGTGCCCGGCGGGTGCTGCCCCAGGGGTGCTGCCCCCCAGGGTACcaccgtccccgtccccgcatccctcggcccccggggggggggttcatCGCAGCtgggtgccggggccgcggggtgaCCGGGCCTCTCGCTGTGGCAGTTCTGCAAGAGCAACGACATGGAGTACATCGTGGGCCGCGTCTGGATCGGCTTCTGGCTCATCCTGCTCgtgctggtgctggtggcctGCGAGGGCAGCGTCCTGGTGCGCTACCTCTCCCGCTACACCCAGGAGATCTTCTCCTTCCTCATCTCCCTCATCTTCATCTACGAGACCTTCGACAAGCTCTCCAAGGtgcggggcagggggctgcggggaTCCCGGCCCCCTGCaacggggagggggctgcggggcgccgggtTGCCACGGAAACCACAGGAGCCGTGAGGGATGCGGGAGAGGGATGGAGCCCGTTTGGTaccattttctccctttccccaggTGGTTCCCGCTCGGGTTTCCCTCCCCAGGGGGATTCTGGGGAAAGGGGTAAAGCCTGGGGCAGAAACATGGGAGGCGCCCAGGAATTGCCTGGAAATCCCCGGGTTCTCCCTCCATCCCCTGGCTCTGACCCCTCCCGGGCAGCCGGTAGCAACGGGATGGTGCCACCCCACGCGCTGGGTGCCCACAGGGACGTCTCTGGTGCCGGGGAGGTGCCGGGCAGGGCACGTGCCCCATGTCACCCCGGTCCCTCATCACACCCTCAACCCTGGTCCCTGCGCCGGCCCGCAGGGACGCGGGAGCCCACGCTCGGCCCCGGCctggccggccccgctcccgagCCGCTTCTCTGTCCCTCCCCAGATCTTCCAGGCCCACCCGCTGCAGAGGATCTACAACGTGACGCCCACGCTGAGCCCCTCGGTTACCCCCACGGGGGAGCCCAACACGGCGCTGCTCTCCCTCGTGCTCATGGGCGGCACCTTCTTCCTGGCGCTCTTCCTGCGCAAGTTCAAGAACAGCGCGTTCCTGCCCGGCATGGTGCGCCCGCCGTCCCGCGCGGGGCCCGCGCAGCGTTCGGGGCCGAACGGGGGCTCGCGGGGTGCGGGACCGGCTTTGGCACCGCTCCTGGGGAGGGGTTTCCACAAGGGGCTGCCGAGAGCTTGCAAACTCGCCGCGTGTCGGCCCTGCGGCGATCCGGCCGGCGGTAACCGCGGCCGCGGTTCGCCCCACAGGTGCGGCGCTTGATCGGGGACTTTGGGGTGCCCATTTCCATCTTCATCATGGCGCTGGTTGACTACTTCATCAGGGACACGTACACGCAGGTCAGTGGGTGGCGGGGAGCGAAGGACCCATCCTTGGGGGCAGCGCGCAGCCACGCTCAGCATGGGGCAAGGGGTGCGATGGGGTCCCCTCTTTGCCCCTATCTATgcactgggacccccccagctcggccacgtccccccatcccgtcccctcactgccccatctctGCTCCCATCCAGAAACTGGACGTCCCCAAAGGACTCAAGGTCACCAACGAGTCCGCCCGCGGCTGGTACATCAGCCCCCTGGGCAACCAGAAGAGCTTCCCCATCTGGATGATGTTCGCCTCCATTATCCCGGCCCTCTTGGTCTTCATCCTCATCTTCCTTGAGACGCAGATCACAACGTAAGGggcagtggggagggctgggagggggctgcggcACGCGGTGGGAAGCCGGATGGGGGCAAGGAGGAGCAGCGGGGAGGAAGGGCCCCCGCTCATGGTGCCTCCTCACCGACTCGGCCTCGCGTCCACCTCCGCAGCCTCATCGTCAGCAAGCCCGAGCGGAAGCTGGTGAAGGGCTCGGGCTTCCACCTGGACCTGCTGCTCATCGTGGGCATGGGCGGCGTGGCGGCGCTCTTCGGCATGCCCTGGCTCAGCGCCACCACCGTCCGCACCATCACCCACGCCAACGCCCTCACCGTCATGAGCAAGGCCTCCTCTCCCGGCGAGAAGTCCCAGATCCTGGAGGTCAAGGAGCAGCGCATCAGCGGCTTCCTGGTGGCCGTGCTCGTCGGTGAGCCTCTCCACCAGGAAAGAGGTCCTCTGGCCCTGCGTGGTGCCGGCGGTGAGGACCGGGTGTCCTCAGCTGTGGTGGATCTCCTCGACCGGTTCTTCTCCACTGCAGGCATCTCCATCCTCATGGAGCCCATCCTGAAGTACATCCCGCTGGCCGTGCTCTTCGGCATCTTCCTCTACATGGGCGTCACCTCCCTCTTCGGCATCCAGCTCTTTGATCGCATCCTGCTCATCCTGATGCCGCCCAAGTATCACCCCAAGGAGCCCTACGTCACCAGGGTGAGCGCCCGGCCGTGGTCGGGGGGGACTGGCCATGGCGTCGGGGTGTCCTGGGCTGCGGCACCCCGTGATGCTCCCTAAaaccctcctcctccagcactggCCTTCTCCGGGCTCTTTGGCAGGGCCGATTCCCTCCGTCGCCCTCATCCTCGGTGCTGTCGTTGGGGCTGGGGGTCTCCCAAGGGCAAACGGGCATCCAGCCACCCCGCGgtggggctcggcggggccggagGGGTGCTGCGCCCCGGTGCCTCCCTGACCCCGCTCGGCTCTTCCTCCCGCAGGTGCGGACTTGGCGCATGCACCTCTTCACCTTCACCCAGATCTTCACCCTCGTGGTGCTGTGGGTGGTGAAGTCCACGGCGGCCTCGCTAGCCTTGCCCTTCGTCCTCATCCTCACCGTGCCCCTCCGGCGCTGCCTGCTGCCCGTGATCTTCCAGGAGGCCGAGCTCCAATGCGTACGTAgcccctcggccccggcgcgcggcccccggccccctcccaccTAACGGCCCCCCCTTGCCCGCAGCTGGACGCCGACGACGCCACCGTCACCTTGGAGGAGGTGGAGGGCAAGGACGTGTACGACGAGGTGCAGATGCCCAGCTAAGGGCCCCGCCGAGGGCGGGTGAGCCGGgcggccgtgccccccccccgccgtgtccccccctCCGCGTGCCGACCCGCCGCGGGCTTCCCGGGGCCACGGCAGGGGACTCGGTGGCTGGGGGGACGCGGGCTGGGGACCTGGGTCCGCTCCGGCCCCCCGAGAGCACCCGGTTCCCGCCTGCAAAAggagtatatattttttttctcccctttttttctcttcttttcccgtTTTCGGTGGCGTGGCCTCCTCCGCCTTCGCTGCGCTTCGGGGAAGCGGCTCAGCCCGGGCTGGGGGTCCCGCGGaccccggctctgccccctccccggccagGACAGCGCGGCCCGTCCCCAggtccccggcccggcccctccgggGGGAGACCTCCgggaggaggggggcagggaaggggccgcGGGCACGCTAACGAGGAGGGCTAACGAAGCGGGGGGCTcgccgagccccggcccccgttcgcccccagccctgccgctttcccgcgccggCCGAGAGGGGAAGCCAGGCAGGCGCAACCCCCCGGCTTCCCCGCTCGGCCCCGCTTCCCCAGACGAACTTTCGGTGCTAACGAGCCCGAAGGGCTCAGCTCGGACGGGACCCTTCTCCCGAGGGGCCCGGAGCCGTTTTTCACCTCTTTCCTCGCTGCTTGCTTGGGACTCA
This genomic window contains:
- the SLC4A1 gene encoding band 3 anion transport protein, which codes for MEGPGQEAFEDVMRRQLDPEAYGDPGIRGWRGLLGESSTLSETDVDLEVAGSRRPASRRDTHEGYVELHELVMDRNKEPCWMEAGHWLQLEEDFQAAGRWEQPHLPYLTYRSLQDISQAFGKGTVLLDVEEKSLAGIATALLKAMVTKGQVNLQDRDTLLRTLLLQHKHPSKAESVQTLEPARLQREAAGRPEAAKPLLQKHPPVEMSVLAAGEQPGATEPLLPRNVPPDAEASLVLVGCAAFLQQPTLAFVRLKDAAMLDDVLEVRLPVRFLFVVLGPDCPHVSYHEIGRAVATMMSDQLFRRDAYLAEDRHDLARGMEAFLEASIVVPPVEIQSEELLQGLVPLQRELLRRRYQPRKQPPYKESPKDPGHRPPAAEDDDPLRRTGRPFGGLVRDIARRYPKYLSDIKDALNPQCLAAVIFIYFAALSPAITFGGLLSDKTKGMMGVSELLISTCVQCVLFSLLSAQPLLVVGFSGPLLVFEESYYNFCKSNDMEYIVGRVWIGFWLILLVLVLVACEGSVLVRYLSRYTQEIFSFLISLIFIYETFDKLSKIFQAHPLQRIYNVTPTLSPSVTPTGEPNTALLSLVLMGGTFFLALFLRKFKNSAFLPGMVRRLIGDFGVPISIFIMALVDYFIRDTYTQKLDVPKGLKVTNESARGWYISPLGNQKSFPIWMMFASIIPALLVFILIFLETQITTLIVSKPERKLVKGSGFHLDLLLIVGMGGVAALFGMPWLSATTVRTITHANALTVMSKASSPGEKSQILEVKEQRISGFLVAVLVGISILMEPILKYIPLAVLFGIFLYMGVTSLFGIQLFDRILLILMPPKYHPKEPYVTRVRTWRMHLFTFTQIFTLVVLWVVKSTAASLALPFVLILTVPLRRCLLPVIFQEAELQCLDADDATVTLEEVEGKDVYDEVQMPS